Proteins from a genomic interval of Ferrovibrio terrae:
- a CDS encoding LysR substrate-binding domain-containing protein codes for MPSQLPPLDTLRAFEAAARLGSFSAAAEVLNLTHGAISRQVAKLERWLGLKLFLRAARGVKLTPDGDRLYVSTREAFALIGAYSDRWTEPRGTSVVRLSALPSVSSRWLMPRLAKLESGGDAALRILFSVDHRQIDLEEEGIDLALRCGRGEVPGRVSLQLFEEWCFPVASPELAKEIGSGDPKRLLNYPLIHDSSATGWRAWFAEQGLDYRPAAHDRRFEDYSLVLDAAACGLGIALARPPLAQRDLDAGRVVQVDPRIARNSVSYWLDRPPGKLRGAAAELARRLAAEADVTPEALAAFLEAD; via the coding sequence TTGCCCAGCCAGCTTCCGCCCCTCGACACACTGCGCGCCTTCGAGGCCGCCGCCCGGCTGGGCAGTTTTTCCGCCGCCGCCGAGGTACTGAACCTGACCCATGGTGCGATCAGCCGGCAGGTCGCCAAGCTGGAGCGCTGGCTTGGTCTGAAACTGTTCCTGCGCGCGGCGCGCGGTGTAAAGCTGACCCCCGACGGCGACCGGCTCTATGTCTCCACGCGTGAGGCCTTTGCGCTGATCGGCGCTTATTCGGATCGCTGGACCGAGCCGCGCGGCACTTCGGTGGTGCGCCTGAGCGCGCTGCCCTCGGTCAGCAGCCGGTGGCTGATGCCGCGGCTGGCGAAACTGGAAAGCGGTGGCGATGCCGCGCTGCGCATCCTGTTCAGCGTCGATCACCGCCAGATCGATCTGGAGGAAGAAGGCATCGACCTTGCCCTGCGCTGCGGGCGTGGCGAGGTGCCGGGGCGGGTGTCGCTGCAGTTGTTCGAGGAATGGTGTTTTCCGGTCGCCTCGCCCGAACTGGCCAAGGAGATCGGCAGCGGCGACCCCAAGCGCCTGCTGAACTATCCGCTGATCCATGATTCCAGCGCCACCGGCTGGCGGGCCTGGTTCGCCGAGCAGGGACTGGATTATCGCCCGGCGGCACATGATCGCCGCTTCGAGGATTACAGCCTGGTGCTGGATGCGGCGGCCTGCGGGCTGGGTATCGCGCTGGCGCGGCCGCCGCTGGCGCAGCGCGATCTCGATGCCGGCCGCGTCGTGCAGGTCGATCCACGTATCGCGCGCAACTCGGTGTCCTACTGGCTCGACCGGCCGCCCGGCAAACTACGCGGCGCCGCGGCCGAGCTTGCGCGACGGCTGGCTGCCGAAGCTGACGTGACGCCGGAGGCGCTGGCGGCCTTCCTTGAGGCCGACTGA
- a CDS encoding DMT family transporter, whose product MTTACPALPAPSGTTPSRLDVTTLTLVAITVLGWASAFPAIRLGLTGFGALELGALRFGIAAVPAAIFLAVTRPALPGWRDAWRFAFGGVVFVALYTALLNLGQRTVPAAAASFIINVNPILTALLAMAFLNERFGLYAWLGTALSFLGVGFIAVGKLTGFDFDSGILLVLGATFCTAINSIVQKPLFARHKPLTVAAWNIVIGALMLSPMLYDGVVQMQVASPDAIFAAIYLAAIPSFVVYGTWAMVLARMPASRATNMLYAVPPVATLIGWLWLNEVPTTLGLIGGALALGGVVLVNVKK is encoded by the coding sequence ATGACCACCGCTTGCCCAGCCCTGCCGGCCCCATCCGGTACGACCCCATCCCGGCTCGACGTCACCACCCTGACCCTGGTGGCGATCACCGTGCTGGGCTGGGCATCCGCCTTCCCGGCCATTCGCCTCGGCCTCACCGGCTTTGGCGCGCTGGAGCTGGGCGCGTTGCGCTTCGGCATCGCCGCCGTGCCGGCCGCGATCTTCCTCGCCGTCACCCGGCCCGCCTTGCCGGGCTGGCGCGATGCCTGGCGTTTTGCCTTCGGTGGCGTAGTCTTCGTCGCGCTCTATACGGCGCTGCTCAACCTGGGCCAGCGCACGGTGCCCGCGGCGGCTGCCAGCTTCATCATCAACGTCAATCCGATCCTGACCGCGCTGCTGGCCATGGCCTTCCTGAATGAACGGTTTGGTCTTTACGCCTGGCTCGGCACCGCGCTGTCTTTCCTCGGTGTCGGATTCATCGCTGTTGGCAAGCTCACCGGCTTCGACTTCGACAGCGGGATTCTTCTGGTGCTGGGCGCCACTTTCTGCACCGCGATCAACAGCATCGTGCAGAAGCCGCTGTTTGCCCGCCACAAGCCGCTGACGGTGGCCGCCTGGAATATCGTGATCGGTGCGCTGATGCTGTCGCCCATGCTGTATGACGGCGTGGTTCAGATGCAGGTGGCATCGCCTGATGCGATCTTCGCCGCCATCTATCTCGCCGCCATCCCCAGCTTCGTGGTCTACGGCACCTGGGCGATGGTGCTGGCCCGTATGCCAGCCTCGCGCGCCACCAACATGCTTTACGCCGTGCCGCCGGTGGCGACGCTGATCGGCTGGCTCTGGCTCAACGAGGTGCCGACGACGCTCGGCCTGATCGGCGGCGCGCTCGCGCTTGGCGGCGTGGTGCTGGTGAATGTGAAGAAGTGA
- a CDS encoding thiamine pyrophosphate-binding protein has product MKRSGGQILVEQLRLHGVDMAFGVPGESFLAVLDAMHDHTNHMKFVICRQEGGAAMMADAYGKTTGKPGICMVTRGPGATNASAGVHVAYQDSTPMILFIGQVGRDMIEREAFQEVDYRRMFGQMAKWVAQIDDAARIPEFISRAFSVAMSGRRGPVVLALPEDMLTDVVECADGRAIIPAEAHPSMEQMAQLKAMLQDAKKPFMVVGGSGWSERVREQVQEWAGASDISVGAVFRRQDYIDNDWPNYVGDVGIGINPKLQARVKEADLLLVMGSKLGEMTTGGYTMLGIPVPSQKIVHVHAGAEELNRVYSADLPIHASNAAFAAALTKMGPLDGKAWAAATKQSRVDYEAWQAPVTSPGDVQMSQIMKWLDETLPADAVFCNGAGNYATWIHRFHRYRRHSDQLAPTSGSMGYGLPAAVAAKLVNPQRTVVAFAGDGCFLMTGQEFATALQYGANIIAIVVNNGMYGTIRMHQEREYPARISGTELRNPDFAAYARAFGGHGETVERTEDFAAAFERAQKSGKPAIIEIKLDPEALTPRQTLSQIRDAGIQAKTHHSDR; this is encoded by the coding sequence ATGAAACGCAGTGGTGGTCAGATCCTGGTCGAGCAGTTGCGCCTGCATGGCGTTGACATGGCCTTCGGCGTGCCGGGCGAGAGTTTCCTCGCCGTGCTGGATGCGATGCACGATCACACCAACCACATGAAGTTCGTGATCTGCCGACAGGAAGGCGGCGCCGCCATGATGGCGGATGCCTATGGCAAGACCACCGGCAAGCCGGGCATCTGCATGGTGACGCGCGGTCCGGGCGCGACCAATGCTTCGGCTGGTGTGCATGTCGCGTACCAGGATTCCACGCCGATGATCCTGTTCATCGGCCAGGTCGGTCGTGACATGATCGAGCGCGAGGCCTTCCAGGAAGTCGACTACCGCCGCATGTTCGGCCAGATGGCCAAGTGGGTGGCGCAGATCGACGACGCCGCGCGCATCCCTGAATTCATCAGCCGGGCGTTTTCGGTGGCGATGTCGGGCCGGCGCGGGCCTGTGGTGCTGGCGCTGCCGGAAGACATGCTGACTGATGTGGTCGAGTGTGCCGATGGTCGCGCGATCATTCCGGCCGAGGCGCATCCCTCGATGGAGCAGATGGCGCAGCTCAAGGCCATGCTGCAGGATGCGAAGAAGCCTTTCATGGTCGTGGGCGGCAGTGGCTGGAGCGAACGCGTGCGCGAGCAGGTGCAGGAATGGGCCGGCGCGTCGGACATTTCCGTCGGCGCGGTGTTCCGCCGCCAGGATTATATCGACAACGACTGGCCGAACTATGTCGGCGATGTCGGCATCGGCATCAATCCCAAGCTGCAGGCACGCGTGAAAGAGGCAGACCTGCTGCTGGTGATGGGTTCCAAGCTCGGCGAGATGACGACCGGCGGCTACACCATGCTGGGCATTCCGGTGCCGAGCCAGAAGATCGTGCATGTGCATGCCGGCGCCGAAGAACTCAACCGCGTCTATTCCGCCGATCTGCCGATCCATGCCAGCAACGCCGCCTTCGCCGCAGCGCTGACCAAGATGGGGCCGCTGGACGGCAAGGCCTGGGCGGCAGCCACGAAACAGTCGCGCGTCGACTATGAAGCCTGGCAGGCACCGGTGACCTCGCCGGGCGACGTGCAGATGTCGCAGATCATGAAGTGGCTTGACGAAACGCTGCCTGCCGATGCGGTCTTCTGCAATGGCGCCGGCAACTACGCCACCTGGATCCACCGCTTTCATCGCTATCGTCGCCACAGCGACCAGCTCGCGCCGACCTCGGGCTCGATGGGCTACGGTCTGCCGGCGGCAGTCGCGGCCAAGCTGGTCAATCCGCAGCGCACGGTCGTCGCATTTGCTGGCGATGGCTGCTTCCTGATGACCGGCCAGGAATTCGCAACAGCCTTGCAATATGGCGCCAACATCATTGCCATCGTCGTGAACAATGGCATGTATGGCACCATCCGCATGCATCAGGAGCGCGAGTATCCGGCGCGGATCAGTGGCACGGAATTGCGTAATCCCGATTTCGCGGCTTATGCGCGTGCCTTCGGCGGCCATGGCGAGACGGTGGAGCGCACGGAAGACTTTGCGGCAGCTTTCGAACGTGCGCAGAAAAGCGGCAAGCCGGCGATCATCGAGATCAAGCTCGATCCCGAAGCACTGACGCCGCGCCAGACTTTGAGCCAGATCCGCGATGCCGGCATCCAGGCCAAGACGCATCATAGCGACCGGTGA
- a CDS encoding NIPSNAP family protein, translating into MLFDVRTYSCRPGTIKLQLELYEKLGFTPQTRHLGQPVAFLVTETGPINTYIHIWAYESAADRETKRAGMQADPDWQAFLKASAEAGYLTGQQTQLMTPASFFKFKR; encoded by the coding sequence ATGCTGTTCGACGTCCGCACCTATTCCTGCCGCCCCGGCACCATCAAGCTGCAGCTTGAACTCTACGAGAAGCTGGGTTTCACGCCGCAGACCCGCCATCTCGGCCAGCCCGTTGCCTTCCTGGTCACCGAGACCGGACCGATCAACACCTATATCCATATCTGGGCCTATGAGAGCGCCGCCGATCGCGAGACCAAGCGCGCCGGGATGCAGGCCGACCCGGACTGGCAGGCCTTCCTGAAGGCCAGTGCCGAAGCCGGGTATCTGACCGGCCAGCAGACCCAGCTGATGACCCCGGCGAGCTTCTTCAAGTTCAAGCGCTAA
- a CDS encoding pyridoxal phosphate-dependent aminotransferase, producing the protein MQIAARMSRLGSESAFEVLARAKALEAQGKSIINLGIGQPDFPTPPHVVEAAIKALRDGHHGYTPANGILPLREAVCAEIAGRYKVNVSPDRIVIVPGGKVTMATAIEMFGEPGAEIMYPDPGFPIYESLVNYTGAKLAGYPLLEKNGFAFRAEDLLARITPQTRLLIVNSPANPTGGVAPASEVKKLVEGLQRFPHVTIMADEIYSRLVLDGDGTYASFIPYLDQLADRLIILEGWSKTYAMTGWRLGWGLWPSRLAELATKLAINTHSCVNAPTQFAGIAALTGPQDAVEEMRLAFRRRRDLCVAGLNKIPGMSCIKPEGAFYAFPNITGTGLNARQMQDGLLEQAGVATIAGTSFGSHGEGYIRLSFAASDQAISEALERIATFLSQVKPKQWA; encoded by the coding sequence ATGCAGATTGCCGCGCGGATGTCGCGTCTGGGTTCGGAAAGCGCGTTCGAGGTTCTGGCGCGCGCCAAGGCGCTGGAGGCCCAGGGCAAGAGCATCATCAACCTTGGCATTGGCCAGCCCGATTTCCCCACACCGCCGCATGTGGTCGAAGCCGCGATCAAGGCACTGCGCGACGGCCATCACGGCTATACGCCGGCCAACGGCATTCTCCCGTTGCGCGAAGCTGTCTGCGCCGAGATCGCTGGCCGCTACAAGGTGAATGTCTCACCCGATCGCATCGTGATTGTGCCGGGCGGCAAGGTGACGATGGCTACCGCCATCGAAATGTTCGGCGAGCCCGGCGCCGAGATCATGTATCCCGATCCCGGTTTCCCGATTTACGAATCTCTCGTCAATTACACTGGCGCGAAACTCGCCGGCTATCCGCTGCTGGAAAAAAACGGCTTCGCCTTCCGCGCGGAGGACCTGCTGGCGCGCATCACGCCACAGACGCGGTTGCTGATCGTCAACTCGCCGGCCAACCCGACCGGCGGCGTCGCGCCGGCCTCTGAAGTGAAGAAACTGGTCGAAGGGCTGCAGCGCTTCCCGCATGTCACCATCATGGCCGACGAGATCTATTCGCGGCTGGTGCTGGATGGCGACGGCACGTATGCAAGCTTCATCCCCTATCTCGACCAGTTGGCCGACCGGCTGATCATCCTGGAGGGCTGGTCGAAGACCTATGCCATGACCGGCTGGCGTCTGGGCTGGGGCCTGTGGCCGTCGCGGCTGGCCGAGCTGGCCACCAAGCTGGCGATCAACACCCATTCCTGCGTCAACGCCCCGACGCAGTTCGCCGGCATCGCGGCGCTGACCGGTCCGCAGGACGCCGTCGAGGAAATGCGCCTGGCCTTCCGCCGACGCCGCGACCTCTGCGTCGCCGGGCTGAACAAGATTCCGGGCATGTCCTGCATCAAACCCGAGGGCGCCTTCTATGCCTTCCCCAACATCACCGGGACCGGACTGAATGCCCGGCAGATGCAGGACGGCCTGCTGGAGCAGGCCGGCGTCGCCACCATCGCCGGCACCAGCTTTGGCAGCCATGGCGAGGGGTATATCCGGCTGTCTTTCGCTGCCTCGGATCAGGCCATCTCCGAAGCCCTGGAGCGCATCGCGACGTTTCTCAGTCAGGTCAAGCCGAAACAATGGGCATAA
- a CDS encoding P-II family nitrogen regulator, translating into MKKIEAIIKPFKLDEVKEALHEIGLQGLTVTEAKGFGRQKGHTELYRGAEYVVDFLPKVKIEVVLDDAMVEKAVEAITQAARTGRIGDGKIFISTVEEVIRIRTGEKGAEAV; encoded by the coding sequence ATGAAAAAGATCGAAGCCATCATCAAGCCTTTCAAGCTCGACGAAGTGAAGGAAGCGCTCCACGAGATCGGCCTGCAGGGCCTCACTGTCACCGAAGCCAAGGGTTTTGGTCGCCAGAAGGGCCATACCGAGCTCTATCGCGGCGCCGAGTATGTTGTCGACTTTCTCCCCAAGGTGAAGATCGAGGTCGTGCTCGACGACGCCATGGTCGAGAAGGCCGTCGAAGCCATCACGCAGGCGGCCCGCACCGGCCGTATCGGTGACGGCAAGATCTTCATCTCGACCGTTGAAGAAGTGATTCGCATCCGCACCGGTGAAAAGGGCGCGGAAGCGGTCTAA
- the glnA gene encoding type I glutamate--ammonia ligase, with protein MAEAKSIIKQLKEKEAKYVDFRFTDPRGKWQHVAFDITMIDEPTLKEGIMFDGSSIAGWKAINESDMLLKPDLDSLTWDPFSAQTTAILFCDVLEPHEGTPYNRCPRSIAKAAEAFVKASKVGDTAYFGPEAEFFVFDDVRFKTSMNETFVYMDDIEGDYNSGKVYEGGNMGHRAPIKGGYFPVAPLDQGGDLRSEMLSTIAAMGVTVEKHHHEVANSQHELGVKFATLLKSADSMQIYKYCVHNVAHAWGKTATFMPKPIKGDNGSGMHVHQSIWKGGKPMFAGNKYAGLSEMALYYIGGIIKHAKALNAFTNPLTNSYKRLIPGFEAPVLLAYSARNRSASCRIPFGAGEKAKRVEVRFPDPGANPYLAYSAMLMAGLDGIKNKIHPGPAMDKNLYDLPAEELKKVPQVCGSLREALEALDKDRAFLKAGGVFNDDFIDSYMELKWDEVYAFEHTPHPIEFSMYYSV; from the coding sequence ATGGCTGAAGCCAAATCCATCATCAAGCAGCTCAAGGAAAAGGAAGCCAAATACGTTGACTTCCGCTTCACCGATCCGCGCGGCAAGTGGCAGCATGTCGCCTTCGACATCACCATGATTGATGAGCCGACCCTGAAGGAAGGCATCATGTTCGACGGTTCGTCGATCGCCGGCTGGAAGGCGATCAACGAGTCCGACATGCTGCTGAAGCCGGACCTCGACAGCCTGACCTGGGACCCGTTCTCGGCGCAGACCACCGCGATCCTGTTCTGCGACGTGCTGGAGCCGCATGAAGGCACCCCTTATAACCGCTGCCCGCGTTCGATCGCCAAGGCTGCCGAAGCCTTCGTGAAGGCCAGCAAGGTGGGCGACACTGCCTACTTCGGTCCGGAAGCCGAGTTCTTCGTCTTCGACGACGTGCGCTTCAAGACCTCGATGAACGAAACCTTCGTCTATATGGACGACATCGAAGGCGACTACAATTCAGGCAAGGTTTACGAAGGTGGCAATATGGGCCACCGCGCGCCGATCAAGGGCGGCTACTTCCCGGTCGCCCCGCTCGATCAGGGCGGAGACCTGCGTTCGGAAATGCTCTCCACCATCGCCGCCATGGGCGTGACGGTCGAGAAGCACCACCACGAGGTGGCGAACAGCCAGCACGAACTTGGCGTCAAGTTCGCGACCCTGCTGAAGTCCGCCGACAGCATGCAGATCTATAAGTACTGCGTGCACAACGTGGCCCATGCCTGGGGCAAGACCGCGACCTTCATGCCGAAGCCCATCAAGGGCGATAACGGCTCGGGCATGCATGTGCACCAGTCGATCTGGAAGGGCGGCAAGCCGATGTTCGCCGGCAACAAGTATGCCGGCCTGAGCGAGATGGCGCTGTACTACATCGGCGGCATCATCAAGCACGCCAAGGCGCTGAATGCCTTCACCAACCCGCTGACCAACAGCTACAAGCGCCTGATCCCCGGCTTCGAAGCCCCGGTGCTGCTCGCCTACTCGGCGCGCAACCGTTCGGCTTCCTGCCGCATCCCGTTCGGCGCCGGTGAGAAAGCCAAGCGCGTTGAGGTCCGCTTCCCCGATCCGGGCGCGAACCCCTACCTCGCTTACTCGGCCATGCTGATGGCCGGTCTCGATGGCATCAAGAACAAGATCCATCCCGGCCCGGCCATGGACAAGAACCTGTATGACCTGCCGGCTGAAGAGCTGAAGAAGGTTCCGCAGGTTTGCGGTTCCTTGCGTGAAGCGCTCGAAGCCCTGGACAAGGACCGTGCCTTCCTGAAGGCCGGTGGTGTGTTCAACGACGACTTCATCGACTCCTACATGGAACTGAAGTGGGACGAGGTGTACGCCTTCGAGCACACCCCGCATCCGATTGAGTTCTCGATGTACTACTCGGTCTAA
- a CDS encoding tetratricopeptide repeat protein, whose protein sequence is MAILALLLTGGCAKDFNTTNTARYHDAGTRAEAVRDFPQAEEYYGRALVWAGTEHVPASLLSLTMYNLGRMKGHACKFDEARELLLTSLALEESTSGPSSAQVSRRLFELGRLYYDRRLYAESVPYYAQGVAMVRRLKLEADEPVTFTEALQDYANALREAGDRRLADSLSGEITARRNQEVGTRPRYLIARYSPSCRNGHMLVYNGRA, encoded by the coding sequence GTGGCTATTCTGGCGCTGCTGCTGACCGGCGGCTGCGCGAAAGATTTCAACACCACGAATACAGCGCGCTACCACGATGCCGGCACGCGCGCCGAAGCAGTGCGTGACTTCCCGCAGGCAGAAGAGTATTACGGCCGCGCACTGGTCTGGGCCGGCACCGAACACGTGCCCGCCTCGCTGCTCTCGCTCACCATGTACAATCTTGGCCGCATGAAGGGCCATGCCTGCAAGTTCGACGAAGCGCGCGAACTGCTGCTCACGTCGCTGGCACTGGAAGAGTCCACCTCCGGCCCGTCCAGCGCGCAGGTCTCGCGCCGGCTTTTTGAACTGGGGCGGCTCTACTACGATCGCCGCCTCTATGCCGAGTCGGTGCCTTACTATGCCCAGGGCGTCGCCATGGTGCGCCGCCTGAAGCTGGAAGCGGACGAGCCGGTCACCTTCACCGAGGCGCTGCAGGACTATGCCAATGCGCTGCGTGAGGCCGGCGACCGGCGCCTGGCCGACAGCCTGAGCGGAGAGATCACCGCGCGGCGCAACCAGGAGGTCGGCACCCGGCCGCGCTACCTGATCGCCCGCTACAGCCCGTCCTGCCGGAACGGCCATATGCTGGTCTATAACGGCCGCGCCTGA
- a CDS encoding TrkH family potassium uptake protein — MFFVGVVSCCIGFAMLAPMLVDIADDHEDYAVFLVCATGTLFLGAGLAFATYDRGQKITLNETLLLLPATWLTVSLVSAVPFMLSELQMPLADAVFEAVSGLTNTGSTVIVGLDDLPRGLLMWRSLLMWIGGFGVVTIAVLALPFLRIGGLQLFSLDLSPNSSKFLPRITEVVKQIGVIYALLTFACTFAFWVAGMSFFDAINHAMTALATGGYSTHDAGFGFFESAAIEWVAVVFMMLGAMPFGLYILATYGRPEMLWRDEQVRLFLAIIAASTAMIALWRLVHEDLGVWEAIRSAAFAVVATITTSGFTGHDYSLWGGFPETVAFLLMLIGGCTGSTVGGIKVFRVLIMLKTLRMQVRRQIYPHGAFRVTFNGDTVSDAIRTGVATYIFTYLLLLVMLMLAISAFGLNFTESLGAAATALGNVGPGLGPNSGPCCTFKEVPAGVKWLMSFGMLAGRLEILILLIPFSRSFWRN; from the coding sequence ATGTTTTTCGTCGGCGTCGTCAGCTGCTGTATCGGCTTTGCCATGCTGGCGCCGATGCTGGTCGACATCGCTGATGACCACGAGGACTACGCCGTCTTCCTGGTCTGCGCCACCGGCACGCTGTTCCTCGGCGCTGGCCTGGCCTTTGCCACTTACGACCGCGGCCAGAAGATCACCCTGAACGAGACGCTGCTGCTGCTGCCGGCCACCTGGCTGACTGTCAGCCTGGTGAGCGCGGTGCCCTTCATGCTGTCGGAACTGCAGATGCCATTGGCCGATGCGGTCTTCGAAGCTGTTTCCGGCCTGACCAACACCGGCTCCACCGTAATTGTCGGACTGGATGACCTGCCGCGCGGCCTGCTGATGTGGCGCTCGCTGCTGATGTGGATCGGCGGGTTTGGCGTCGTCACCATTGCCGTGCTGGCGCTGCCTTTCCTGCGCATCGGTGGCCTGCAGCTGTTCAGCCTCGACCTGTCGCCCAATTCCAGCAAGTTTCTGCCACGCATCACTGAAGTGGTGAAGCAGATCGGCGTTATTTACGCGCTCCTTACCTTCGCCTGCACTTTCGCCTTCTGGGTGGCGGGGATGAGCTTCTTCGATGCCATCAACCATGCCATGACGGCGCTCGCCACCGGCGGCTATTCCACCCACGACGCCGGTTTTGGCTTTTTCGAGAGCGCGGCCATCGAATGGGTGGCCGTCGTCTTCATGATGCTCGGCGCCATGCCCTTCGGCCTCTACATCCTTGCCACCTACGGCCGGCCCGAGATGCTGTGGCGTGACGAGCAGGTGCGCCTGTTTCTCGCCATTATTGCCGCGTCTACCGCGATGATCGCGCTGTGGCGGCTGGTGCATGAGGACCTTGGGGTCTGGGAAGCCATCCGCAGTGCCGCCTTTGCCGTGGTCGCCACGATCACGACCTCCGGCTTCACCGGTCACGATTACTCGCTCTGGGGCGGCTTTCCCGAAACGGTTGCCTTCCTGCTGATGCTGATCGGCGGCTGCACCGGATCGACGGTGGGTGGCATCAAGGTCTTTCGTGTTCTGATCATGCTCAAAACCCTGCGCATGCAGGTGCGGCGCCAGATTTATCCGCATGGCGCTTTCCGCGTCACCTTCAATGGCGACACGGTGTCTGATGCCATTCGCACTGGTGTCGCCACCTATATATTCACCTACCTGCTGCTGCTTGTGATGCTGATGCTGGCAATTTCGGCCTTCGGACTGAATTTCACCGAAAGCCTCGGTGCGGCAGCCACCGCGCTGGGTAACGTCGGCCCCGGCCTCGGCCCCAACAGCGGCCCCTGCTGCACCTTCAAGGAAGTGCCGGCCGGTGTAAAATGGCTGATGTCGTTCGGCATGTTGGCCGGGCGACTGGAAATCCTGATCCTGCTGATCCCGTTCAGCCGCTCTTTCTGGCGGAACTGA
- a CDS encoding MBL fold metallo-hydrolase produces the protein MPNKPAHHLADGRFRNPYNDNPPAPATLGDRIPFFWGMMWKGFDIVTVPEGHVLPKAEVLAGLQRHHNADSYTWLGHAAFLIKLGGATILTDPYLSEVAGPFNAFGPKRYVPSALSPAELPPIDILTLSHNHYDHLDLKAIAAIPNKDRISVVVPLGLGVYFRDSDYTDVTELDWYDSIERKGVLVTVTPAVHFSRRGLFDGNRTLWAGFTYAAGGRKLYFSGDTTYGTVFREIGRKLGPFDTAFIGIGAYEPQTIMRSSHTTPEQAAQLARDVGARRVIGMHWGTVVLSNEPPFEAPDRLRAGAAAAGYAPGEADVMPIGATRAF, from the coding sequence ATGCCGAACAAGCCTGCCCATCACCTGGCCGACGGACGCTTCCGCAATCCCTATAACGACAATCCGCCGGCGCCAGCGACGCTCGGTGACCGAATTCCGTTTTTCTGGGGCATGATGTGGAAGGGCTTCGACATCGTGACGGTGCCCGAGGGCCATGTATTGCCTAAGGCCGAAGTCTTGGCCGGGCTGCAGCGCCATCATAACGCCGACAGCTACACCTGGCTCGGCCATGCTGCTTTCCTGATCAAACTCGGCGGCGCCACCATCCTGACCGACCCCTATCTGTCTGAGGTCGCCGGACCGTTCAATGCCTTCGGACCGAAACGCTACGTGCCGTCCGCCCTGTCACCGGCTGAGCTGCCGCCCATCGATATTCTGACGCTGAGCCACAATCACTACGACCACCTCGACCTGAAAGCTATCGCGGCGATTCCAAACAAAGACAGGATCAGCGTGGTGGTGCCGCTTGGTCTCGGCGTGTATTTCCGCGACTCCGACTATACCGATGTGACCGAACTCGACTGGTACGACAGCATCGAGCGCAAGGGTGTCCTCGTGACGGTAACGCCTGCGGTGCATTTTTCACGCCGCGGCCTGTTCGACGGCAACCGCACGCTCTGGGCCGGTTTTACCTATGCGGCCGGCGGCCGCAAATTGTATTTCTCGGGCGACACCACATATGGCACGGTCTTCCGCGAAATCGGCAGGAAGCTCGGCCCGTTCGACACCGCCTTCATCGGCATCGGCGCCTATGAACCGCAGACCATCATGCGCAGCAGCCACACCACGCCCGAACAGGCTGCCCAGTTGGCCCGGGATGTTGGCGCGCGGCGCGTGATCGGCATGCACTGGGGCACGGTTGTGCTCAGCAATGAACCACCTTTCGAGGCGCCGGACCGCCTGCGCGCGGGTGCGGCTGCCGCAGGCTATGCGCCAGGCGAAGCCGATGTGATGCCAATCGGGGCGACGAGAGCTTTCTGA
- a CDS encoding ferritin-like domain-containing protein — protein sequence MASESLHAPRERLSKKTISMHHAIVSLMEELEAVDWYRQRADDCEDESLKAILLHNMREEIEHAAMALEWLRRNDEHFQEQLKEYLFTEKDIVAAEKTAMGRE from the coding sequence ATGGCCAGCGAATCCCTGCATGCCCCACGCGAACGTCTTTCGAAAAAGACGATCTCGATGCATCACGCCATCGTCTCACTGATGGAGGAGTTGGAAGCGGTCGACTGGTATCGTCAGCGCGCCGACGACTGCGAAGACGAGTCGCTCAAAGCCATTCTGCTGCACAACATGCGCGAAGAGATCGAGCATGCCGCGATGGCACTGGAATGGCTGCGCCGCAACGACGAGCACTTCCAGGAACAGCTCAAGGAATACCTGTTCACCGAGAAGGACATCGTCGCCGCCGAAAAGACGGCGATGGGCCGGGAATAG
- a CDS encoding RidA family protein — translation METITRNPTKGVYAATPDYIHALEVRNPSRFLYVAGTMGLDESGAAGKTLDEQLALIWNNLRAILASADMTVDNIVRITSYLRDPAYVEANQNARVAALKGRVVPTTAIVVQTLVPEWLVELEIVAAG, via the coding sequence ATGGAAACCATCACCCGCAATCCGACCAAAGGCGTCTATGCCGCCACGCCGGACTACATTCATGCGCTGGAAGTGCGCAATCCGTCACGCTTCCTCTATGTCGCCGGCACGATGGGACTGGATGAAAGCGGCGCGGCCGGCAAGACGCTGGACGAGCAACTGGCGCTGATCTGGAACAACCTGCGCGCCATTCTGGCCAGCGCCGACATGACGGTGGACAATATCGTCCGCATCACCAGCTATCTGCGCGATCCGGCCTATGTCGAGGCCAATCAGAACGCGCGTGTCGCCGCACTGAAGGGCCGCGTGGTGCCGACGACCGCCATCGTGGTGCAGACGCTGGTACCGGAATGGCTGGTGGAGCTGGAGATCGTGGCGGCTGGCTAG